The sequence below is a genomic window from Uranotaenia lowii strain MFRU-FL chromosome 2, ASM2978415v1, whole genome shotgun sequence.
GAAAAAAGAGTGAGATACAAATATACTGTAATAATgtaaacatgtttttatttaaagcaaaaatatcCGGTTTTTTCGAGGTGCATAGAATTTAATTAGAGGGggttgaatccaaaaaaaagcAATTAGTTTTTATCTATCTAATCTAGTtttcgaaataattttgaaatttggtcaaaattcgattaagatttttttttccacttttcaaacCAAAAGTCTAAAACataacaaagattttaaaaatagatgttttaattcaatgatGAACTTTTCTAAACACTGAGAGTACTTTTGACATCtagagttttatttttgttaatttttccaaattttgtattaaaaaaaacagtaattttgatgaaatttgaaaacagtttcAACCCAAATTGAATCatatattatgtgtatagcaccaaaccgaatagcgacagtaggactagcgacgatTTTTTACTAGCGAGGTTTCTgtcattctttttttcttttttcttttttcagtccagtaggcgatttcgatgtagtactcgaacattgtttatgttatttactgtacattttccttagACCATCTATCGCATGCTCCAggtctcctaggaaacttgcggtgcgtcgttattatcttcaacgtcgcgacgtatgcgacgtgtcgctagtaggcaaagctgctatgattattagcgctcatattgtggattttttctgcatgcataatataTTCTTTAAAGAATAAGTTAAGCCTTTATGCAgtgttcaacaaaattgttaaatgaatcaaaatctttgaaatgaaaTACTCTAAGACTTCCTTAAGTGATGTGAGAAATAGTTGCAAAggtaaatattcaaatttctgaaaattgctgTAAATTCTGAATCCTCGTTTGAATCAAATGTAATGAATAGATCcaaaatcagcttttgtttttcatgCCAGTTTGTTGGTAAtagtgaaacattttaaaaatgtataaaaccgttattttcaatcaatcaatcgtcAAATTTGTTTCAGTTACAGTGGCCAATTTTTAAATAGTGGATTAGAAAGTTAAAATGATTTGATACAGAATGAAGTATTTCTTAAGTTTGATTCACagctcagaaaaaaatgtttgtatagcTCTGACTTGTTTAATTGATTTGCTGCGTTATATAATATCAAATCGGACCTTCTGACAGTATACGCTACAAAATAAAGCACACcctttcaatcaaaattttcaaatcgttgTATCTTATTCGACATTTTGAAGAGAGATCAGAGTTATCGTTGTATCGTTTTTAACGTaatgaatataaattcaaaatattctgaattattggaatttaaaaaaatatttattgatatAAATAGAAACATCGAGCAGACAATTCCAAGtaacatcccaagcaaccaaaagtcacatgtttacttgaatgaaggcattgaaagctacatattggctgacaaagaaaatcaactgcccaattccctttagtgaactttatgtactcattaatgaacttgaaagttgcaaaagtgattaatatgtacgttgtatgtgacttgttttgcacaattcccatgagtgaacaatatgtactcattaacgaacttgaaagttgcaaaagtgatctatacgtacgttatacgggacttaagtcacattaAGGGCACAatagtgctcaaaacgggatatggtaagtcacataaagggcacaaaagtgctcaaatcaagatttggtatgtcacaaaaagtgcattgatgtgctttcaaattcaaatcaccacttcgagttttagtttcagttagaacaacatccaggcgtggtcttgtggtagcgtgttcgattctcaccacgaaggtcggggttcgatcctcaagccgggtaagtttttttttttctcaataagtaatttagtaattgaatgaccattctgatgcgatatatttAGGAAATGTAGTGTCATGCGTGTCATCATGGTACAGAACACAGttaataatcaagagaaggtgatatgagccgaagccaagggttcagttgagatagagagagattttttacTCATTTAGCGATTTTATTTGAAGCTGAATTAGatggccgctggaagctgaatagaagattaTTAAGACTTGTTTTTCAACTTGAAGgaatcaataagaacttaaattttgagctgcatagaacgtacttcatatcaatgatggggctaaGTAGGCGTGtttgtgacttttggttgcttgggatgtgcGCTTGCGATGGTTTCAACACAACTTTGAAAGGAATagataattttttgacaaatgCAGTCGTGTTGCATGATAGCATTcatcaaaacaaagaaaaaaaatttaattctcgcgtgagcttttatTACGTTCTATTACGTCGTATAAAACATcttaaagcctagtccacacaggcaacttggactgcgatttcggttgctgagacttgtttatgtttacgtTTGATGAGATGcacgtctcaagtctcccgacaagtatgggagaccttcagcaaccaagatgtaaacataaacaagtctcagcaatcGTCTCgggacgaaccgtctcctagtgtggacaaggcttaaaattcacagaaaactgctgcaaaagttatcaaaacaactttaaaatttgtgtttcgCATGTAGAATATGTTTTCCAgactaaaaattttttaaatggaaaaaagttgcgaCTGTCGATTCTTGTATTTTTCTTGTGATAAAACTgttagtttacatttttttcatacgacgtaatgaaaactCACGCGCGAATTATAAAATGTTATGCCCACCCtgtgcaaataaaataaaatgagttattttttgttcatttcagaATACTTCAGCTTCAGCGTGTACTCGTTCAAAACAAAGCGATTTTTGTGTTATTGATGTCTGATTTCCTTCGCACTGTTGTCGTCCTACTAAAAtggaaaattcatatttaaatattGTAAGTGTTCAAGCAAACATTAGCAATTACATTGGTAATAATGAAAAACACTAATTTAGGCACATGTCTATGGCCGTAAGGCAGAAAACTATGCCAAACATCGACGTTTTGATGAAGCCATCGAAAGTCACCGGAAGGCCGTGGTCAATCTGGATGAGGCCATTAAACTTTCTCCCACCTCGGCGATTGTTGTCGAATCCTTGCAACTGCAAAGAAAGTATCACCTCAAGCAGGTTGAGTTTCTACGCCACAAAAAGCAACAGTACGAGCGATACATGAAAGCCCTAGAATATCAGCGTCGTCGGAATCCTGAATATCTTGCACAGCGTAtggaaaatatggaaaaatatcaCGTTCTTCAACTTTCGATTTATAAAAACTTAGACGATACGGATGCTTTGTTGGAATCTTTGTCCAAAACTCGACCGGAAGCTATCGCTGGAGAGGGCAGGAAAAATTCCTCTTTAGAAGATCTTATCAAGCTCAATCATTCACTCCATATAATGATCCATCAAATGGTGCAGAACTTTGACGAATGTTCCACGGAAAACGAAGTCCTCAAGGAAAAATTAAGCATGTAcgaaaaggaaaaggaaaacaATCCTTCGGGAAAGGGGACTGGAAGATTGAGCTCCGATCAGAGAAAAGGAAACGCTACACTAGAGGCAGATCGgtcaattttggaagcgatcgaTTTTCATTCGGAAGAACTTCCGGCTCTGGCGCCTCTAGAATTACCCACATTTGACCTGCCAGATTTTGATAAGTCTTAAATCTGATGTGCTAGTGAAGTAATCAGAAGTTGTAGATAAGTTTTTTGTGTATATTTATGATATTATGACTtacaaaatgattcaattaCGTTGTGAATGTAGAAATGTGAATGAATCACATTAGAATAATGGTTATATCTTCttgaaagaataaaatttatgttaacaTTCTTCAATAATGTAAacgaaatcttggataaaacaATAAATACGTATTCTTCTATTAAAGTACATATTTCGTAAATCAGGATGAAAAGTTTTGaggaaatttaaatagttttattaCTTTAACTTCCAAAAAGTATAATTTCACTACGAAAGAATAAATTATTCACTAATAAGCATATTTTAGGGGCCAtccagataccacgtggacagaaaagagaatttataaacccCTTCATGGAAAAGTGTGGATATTTGGCAaacccctccccggatgtcaaTTGGGACAAATTCGAAATCTTGTGTTTTTGATTCAATattacaattataaaaaaacacttctttttggctctttttattgaaatggttgattataaaaaattaataaacttgcCTGTAAGTGCTTATACAAACTTCTTTTAATAGCTAATTAAGTTGAAGATGGGTTCCATGAGTTGCAAGATtcttcttcaaattcaaaaaatgtgagCCAAATGTAGTTTACAAAACTTGATGACATGGGGAGTTTGCTCGAGATGAATATACATAAAATCTTAGGATTTTAATTACAACATAATTAATGTTCaaactatttttcgaaaatatttatgGGGTAAGTAGGTATAGGCTACTTACCCGACTTACCCCGGCCCCTTATAGAACCCTACTGCAGACACCACCCTACCCATAACTGTGACGTCACAGTTTTTTCCACACCAATGTATAGATCGATTCCAGTCTCTGACTTTTTATGTTGACAGTTTCGCGCCTTTCTATTTCCAAACATGATTTCGTGCAATCAGCAGTGAtgtgtttattattattttgcaaCGTGAATTTggtacaaaaattatttccaaaatttaccaCCGATATCGATAAATATTGTTTATAAATATGTAAGTCTGCCTATCCAGGTACTGCCGAAAAATTGGGAAACTAATTAATTCTATGAATTTTGCTTTCAGATACCCTAAAACGTCAAATTAATATTTGACCTTCGGATCGTCCACATCATTCGCTTTCGAAGTTCATTGTGTTTGTTGCGCTTGTTGCATTGATAAAGAACCAAAAACATGCATGAAGAAACATTTGCCCAGCTGATGGAGATGTTCGGGGACTACATTGACCACCAACgcattcaaaaaatatcatctgcACATGGACATGACTGTAAGAGTTCGTTTCCCctctaaaaatataataatttcaataattccTTTCCAGTGGAACTTTGTATTGAAAAGTTGCTCAAACATGATGACGAACCATCTCCTTTAGTCGGGGATAAACAACAACAAGTTACTGCCGAGCAGCAATGGCCTGTATTACCCACTCGCGAAGAGCCGAAAAATTCGACAGGTGCGATCAAAAAGACAATGTCTCAGGCAAAAGATTCCGCCATGAGCCCCGTTTCATTTGCATCCTTCcttcaaaacaaagaaaatcaaggttttgTTAACAAGTTACAGACGCCTACAAAAATGGGTCCAAAACGCTCAGCAAATGCACAAGAATGGCCGTCTAATTTTGAAACCATAGTTGATTTTATCAACAGAGGTTTTAGAGTAATGGTACTTATGCGTGGGGCTCCTGGATCCGGAAAGTCTTTTCTAGCTCGGGCAGTCATCGACAAAACCTTAGCTAATGGGGATTATCGGAACCATGTGTTCAGTGCGGATGACTATTTCATGGTGAATGGCGTTTACAAGTATCAAGCGGATCGAATTGATGAAGCGCATCGCTTCAACCAAAATAATGTTCGAGCTAAGGCAAAGGATGGATGGAGTCCACTAGTGGTGGACAACACCCACATGAGACATTGGGAAATGCACGCATATGTACAAATTGCAGCAGAAAACGGGTACTATCTGGATGTGCTAGAACCGGTGACTTATTGGAGAAATAATGCAAGATCATTGGGCGCCAGGAATGTACATGGTGTGCCAGAACATAAAATAAAAGCCATGCTGGGTAATTACGAAAGACTCAGAGACATTAACGATTTGTATCGCCAATGTAAATTAGAACATGCCTCGAAGGAGTTGCCCAGGATGAGACACTTTCCTATTATACGACAGGATTTAATCGACCTAGGCAGCTTGCAGGTAAGTCGATTgcatacaaaattatttaatttctaTTCTCTTCTTCAACTCGTCAATTTGTGCATCTCCAGAATTCAATCAATGAGATTCCCGAAAAAGAAGAGCCAACATTACCGGAATGGTCAACAGCCGATTGGGATACTGCGAACGAAAATTCCGTTGAAAGCAAGGAAAATCTCGAAATCAATAATCCGGGACAGCTTGTTTCAAAGCCAGCTCGAGGAAAACCAAAACATATGATCGCTTCTTCAAGACATTTGTTGCCAGCTGCTGAGGAAGACCTGCTGGATGTGGACAATTTACAAGAAAACTGGAACTGGCCGGTCATCACCGATGATAAATGGAAACCCTACGACGaagaatgtttgaatttttgggcGCAATCCGACGCAGTTACTAACCAGCAGCTGGAAAAGTCTAAAATAGAACTAAACCAATCGCAACCAAAACGATTCACAGTTCCAAAGATAGATACGTCGCTAGAAGAACAATCACTGCCACAAAATTTCGTTCCAAGTGAAGGGCTAACTCCAATGGAAACAACTCcgataaaaatgattgaaaagaaaagcgaTCGTACGCAAGCCAATAATAAGCGAATAGCATTAGTGAAACACAAAAGGGGCTGCAAGAATGAAGATTCAAGTTTTTCAGAAATATGCAATTTGTATCCGCATATTCCAGCTCATTATTTGtgggatttatttgaaaaatgtaatggTGATGGCGATTGGACAGCTAACTTGTTGCTGGAAGAGCAGAAGACTTACGAATTCGATGGCATGACAAATGGTTTTGATGAGGCGATTGGTGGTGGTCAGATGGCGTTCGAATGTGACTGTAGTGAACCAATAGCAACACAAGTGCCTTTAAACAGTGAGCAAAGTAGCGATACAGATAGATCGACGGTAAGTTCGGGTTCTCCTAGAAGTACGattagaaaaaaagataaagctCTTTCTGAAGACCTACAAAGGGCTAAAAAGCAATTGGAAGCAATGGTTGTTCTGGGGAAAAACAACTACTCGGATCATCTTCAGCAAATTCGAGTGGCCggaggaaaaataacaaaagaatCTTTAATGGAATTTGAAGAGCCAGAGGATACGGCTAAAGATGAGCCTACCAAATCGGAAATATTAGAGGTCAATTTAGGACTAGATCTAATCAAACAACTCCATGCCATATTCAAGGACAAACACAGCGCAAAACACTTGTCGATAGATGATATTACACCAGAACAAACCAAAGTCTACATAAGTACAGAAATAGCCGAACAgctttttctatcattcatgGACACTATCTACAGTTACCGAGAAGAGGAAAAACATTTCACAATGAGAAGAGATGCGCAGATA
It includes:
- the LOC129748078 gene encoding uncharacterized protein LOC129748078, with translation MENSYLNIAHVYGRKAENYAKHRRFDEAIESHRKAVVNLDEAIKLSPTSAIVVESLQLQRKYHLKQVEFLRHKKQQYERYMKALEYQRRRNPEYLAQRMENMEKYHVLQLSIYKNLDDTDALLESLSKTRPEAIAGEGRKNSSLEDLIKLNHSLHIMIHQMVQNFDECSTENEVLKEKLSMYEKEKENNPSGKGTGRLSSDQRKGNATLEADRSILEAIDFHSEELPALAPLELPTFDLPDFDKS
- the LOC129745067 gene encoding uncharacterized protein LOC129745067 — translated: MHEETFAQLMEMFGDYIDHQRIQKISSAHGHDLELCIEKLLKHDDEPSPLVGDKQQQVTAEQQWPVLPTREEPKNSTGAIKKTMSQAKDSAMSPVSFASFLQNKENQGFVNKLQTPTKMGPKRSANAQEWPSNFETIVDFINRGFRVMVLMRGAPGSGKSFLARAVIDKTLANGDYRNHVFSADDYFMVNGVYKYQADRIDEAHRFNQNNVRAKAKDGWSPLVVDNTHMRHWEMHAYVQIAAENGYYLDVLEPVTYWRNNARSLGARNVHGVPEHKIKAMLGNYERLRDINDLYRQCKLEHASKELPRMRHFPIIRQDLIDLGSLQNSINEIPEKEEPTLPEWSTADWDTANENSVESKENLEINNPGQLVSKPARGKPKHMIASSRHLLPAAEEDLLDVDNLQENWNWPVITDDKWKPYDEECLNFWAQSDAVTNQQLEKSKIELNQSQPKRFTVPKIDTSLEEQSLPQNFVPSEGLTPMETTPIKMIEKKSDRTQANNKRIALVKHKRGCKNEDSSFSEICNLYPHIPAHYLWDLFEKCNGDGDWTANLLLEEQKTYEFDGMTNGFDEAIGGGQMAFECDCSEPIATQVPLNSEQSSDTDRSTVSSGSPRSTIRKKDKALSEDLQRAKKQLEAMVVLGKNNYSDHLQQIRVAGGKITKESLMEFEEPEDTAKDEPTKSEILEVNLGLDLIKQLHAIFKDKHSAKHLSIDDITPEQTKVYISTEIAEQLFLSFMDTIYSYREEEKHFTMRRDAQIAKQMEIKQKYPILFRDIRADSDTPNLNDIIEMERAMSAYRNEQTNGWVKQVPQDLATQMTRQKLVQMFPSVEEKVLTEILHAHNNKFHDTVNVLNNSIPEEFRNQIAKEREALLLRAENEKQKALPTQSTVLPTTPRISNEDAINLHLKTAEECRNLSQHHQDLKNECHEKARNAIQRGMAGVADYYAQIARLHRTKIDWYNSKASNSIMEVHKLTLNNSDVLDLHYLHSEEALRCLEIFLAEHAGKLRTRQQQYKELFIITGRGLHSADGIPIIKHRVQATLKDLGLRFSELNPGFLKIKLYNNPDMLERLLTQC